Genomic window (Muntiacus reevesi chromosome 6, mMunRee1.1, whole genome shotgun sequence):
CTTTGGCGAGAGAAAGAGTCTAAGCTGGGGCGGTGACGGCAGCAGTGTCTGAAGGTTCCAGGGAGCCCAGGACTCCCATTGCTAGGATCCCCTGTGCATCCCCTGCTTAGCCCAGCCCCCCTCCTCCCGCCTGGGGAGCGTGCATGGCCAGTAGGAGCTGCTCAGGCCCTCAGCCTCCCCTCCCGCTCTGCCCAGGCACCAGGTGCTCCGAATCTCTGCCGCCGATGAGGCCGAGGTGCAGACGGTGAAGGAGTTGGAAGACCTGGAGCACCTGCAGGTCAGAGGATGCGGGAGCAGCCCCGAGGCCCCAGAGTACCTCTGAGGGCAGACGGGCTTGCCCCGGACCTCCACCCACCTGGGCCCACCCGGGACCTGGTCTCTCTCTCCCCAGCCACCCAGGAATGAGCCATAGGTCTGATCCCTGTTAGGATGTGATATAAACCTCCCAATTCCAGAATCTAGCTGCCTTTGAGCATCTGAGCAAAAGGGCCTCCCCGACCCTCCTCCTGTCCCAACACCTAGTTCTTGTCTCTCCCCCAAGTTTTTGTCTCTCTTGCTGCCCCCAAGCCCCTCCACTCTGCTTCCTGGGCCATTTGCCTGACCACACTGGACTTTGTGCGGTGCCCAGGGGTTCCCTTCATCCTCTTCCCCTTATATTCATGCCCTATCCACAGTTATATGGGAAGTTCTGGCGCCAGCACCCCTCCCATGGGTGCCCTTCCCCAGCCTGCAGTGACAGCGGCTCTTGTCTTCCCTAGTTGGACTTCTGGAGGGGCCCTGCCCAGCCAGGCTCTCCCATCGACGTCCGAGTGcccttccccagcctccaggctgtTAAAGTCTTCCTGGAAGCCCATGGCATCAGATACAGGATCATGATCGAGGACGTGCAGTCGCTGCTAGACGAGGAGCAGGAGCAGATGTTCGCCTCCCAGAGCCGGGCCCGCAGCACCAACACATTTAACTACGCCACCTACCACACCCTGGACGAGGTGAGGGACCCCGGGAGGGCGCTGCTCCCCACAAGCACCAAGCTCTTGGCCAGACTGGCAGATCGTTCCAGGGCCAGCCTGGACGTGTGTGGCCTCTGCCCGGTCTCCACGCTGCCTGGAGTCTCTGGATTGCAGCTCCTCCACATTCAGGGCTCACAGCAGGCTCGCTCAGGAGCTGCTAAGGGAGGCATCCAGGTTCCCTTCGGAAGCCACGAAGGCAGCCTTCCCTCCTCTGCTCCTTCAGATCTATGACTTCATGGACCTGCTGGTGGCCGAGCACCCACAGCTTGTCAGCAAGCTCCAGATTGGCAGCAGCTATGAAGGCCGTCCCATCTATGTGCTGAAGGTAATGGGTGCCTGCCAGCGCATGGGGCACTTCTGCAAGAATGGATGCCCACATCTGTGCATAGGGCTCCCAGCGGTGAGCTCAGGGTGACAGAAAACACACTGTTCCACAGACCCCATGTGTAGCACAGGTGTACACATACCTGTACACACAGTTTAAACTTTTAGGTGTCTCCCCTGTTCCCAGTCAAGTGTCACATTGTGCAAAGTATCCCAGAGTTGGGTAGTCCAGATAAAATGTTTTGCACGTGACCTTCGACAGAACTATGTGTGAACCTGGGAACACAGTGGGGCCCGGAAGTCTGGCCGAGTCATGTCTGCCccatgctacccactccagtattcttgggcttccctggtggctcagacggtaaagaatccacctgcaatgtgggagacctgggtctgatccttgggtcgggatgatgccctgggaaaagaaatggccacccactccagtatactggcctggagaattccatggaccgaggagcctggcgagctacagtccatggggttgcaaagagttggacatgactgagtgacttcactgtcactttagCTGAGGGCAGGAAGCTAGGCTCTGCAGGATCCCTGTCCAGACCCACCTCCGCCTCCCACCTGAGTGAAGGCCCCTCAGACGGAGCTTCAACCTGGGGTACAGAGACCAGACAGCTTAGGGTGCACTCCGTTTCCAGGGGCCCCAGCTGAACCATTTCCTGCTCTTCTCATCCAGTTCAGCACTGGGGGAAGCAACCGTCCAGCCATCTGGATCGACTTAGGCATCCATTCCAGGGAGTGGATCACCCAGGCCACTGGGGTCTGGTTTGCAAAGAaggtgagcctggggaggtgaggGTGCTCTCACCTGGTAGTACATTGGTATCCAAGGCCAACAGAAGCCCTGGCCCCTGCCTCCCATCCAGAAGCAATGACCACAGAGGGAGGTTGACGGCAGGCATCCATCGGTCCAGCGTAACAGATGCCTGGCCTGGCCTGCTCTGCCCCACTGCTCCCTAACACCgccctcccctgaccccagtTCACAGACGACTATGGCCAGGACCCGACTTTCACCGCCATTCTTGACAGCATGGACATATTCTTGGAGATTGTCACCAACCCTGATGGTTTTGTCTTCACCCACAGCCAGGTATAGGCCTTCTCCTGTTCTTGGGGGAAGCGGGGCGAGCCTCTGTCCTCTGAGCCCCACATGCTGCTCTCCCCTCATCTCAGCCCCCAGAAGTTGAGGGAGGGACAAGCAGACCTTTTCTCCTTGACTAGGGGTTCTTGACCTTGGCATTCCTGACAGTTTGGGCAGATAATTCTTGGTGTATCAGGAGATGTCCTGCGTAAACAGCATTCTGACCTCCTAAAGCCCCCAGATGAGACAACTGAAAACATCTCCAGCTTATGGGGGACAGAACTGTCCCCAGTGGAGACATACTCCCCAGACATTATTTCCtggttctattttatttctgtgggACAGCTTGCTACCAATCAGCTATGTATGGGGCTGGGGGAATGCCACATGCCTTCACTTTCCGCCAGCGAGCTCTCTGCCAAGTGCCATCTATCATCTCCTCCATTTTCCTTCAGCCAAGAGCCTCCTTTGCAGATCTTCCTCCCTGAAAACCAGTTGAAATGGTTTCTgatcccctactgtgtccacaccCAGGCTCTGTGTTGATTTTGGCCCCTGGTGGGGTGGCTAATCATTTTCCTCTCAGAATCGATTGTGGCGCAAGACTCGATCTGTCACGTCGGGCTCCTCCTGTGTTGGGGCGGACGCCAACCGCAACTGGGACGCCGGCTTTGGGAGTAAGGCCCAGTGTGGTTTGGGGAGCAGGGATGGGACCCCCCGCCCCAGAATGGTTTCTTACCATCCTTTGTCCTAGTGTCCCCACCACACTCCTGCCCCTGCAATGGGGGCACGTGGGGAATGCTGGCCCCTCCTCCAAGGTACTCAGGGAGGAAGGTGGCCTCTGAGACCCACTTGTTCTTTGCCAGTAAAAGGAAAGTCCCTCCCCATGGAACTGAGGTCTGAAACCCATCCAGGGGTTTTCTAGCGTAACTTCAGCCCCTTCCCTCCGTGGTCACTGCACTGCAGGGAGCGGTCTCACATGAGGACCCTTCTTACCTCTCTGGGTGTGTTCGTCAGCTCTGTCCAAGTTtggctggggagggaggcccaGGACCCCCAGGTTATAAAAGGCCTCTGCCCTTTCCTTATCCGGGGTGGGGGCGAGGCCTTGTACATCTCACCTCATGCAAAGACCAGAAGCCCCTGGAAACCATCTACTCGGGTGTAAGGAATGCCAGCtatcctctctcccctcctgcaGAGTCAGGAGCCAGCAGCAACCCCTGCTCGGAGACTTACCATGGCAAGTCTGCCAATTCCGAAGTGGAGGTCAAGTCCATCGTGGACTTTGTGAAAGACCATGGGAACTTCAAGGCCTTCCTCTCCATCCACAGCTACTCCCAGCTCCTCCTCTATCCCTATGGCTACACAACACAATCAATCCCTGACAAGAATGAGCTGGTATGTACCTGATCCCTGCTTGCCCTCGCATCCCAAAGGCAGCTTTGGGTGGGCCCATCAAACCTGCTTAAGGCATGAGGGCCTGCACTGTGCCTAGCACCCCTTTTTCCCATGGACCCCTGATGGCTTGGGAAGACCAGCAAGGCCGATTAGACTCTCCGCCTGGGAAGCCGAGGCACAGAGTGCTTCAGTCACTCCCATCACACGATAGAACAAGGGGCAGGGCTGGATTTTGAGCAATTACCACAAGTTCACACTTGGAGCTGCAGAATGGCCAAAGGGTTGTGAAGTACCAGCCAGACAGCCCACAAGCTCAGAATCATAGGGCTTCTGGGTTCCTGAGACTGACCCCGCAAGGCCCAGCGGGCTCCATTCTGTCTGCTGGGGGTGGGCTTCTGCAGGGCGTGTGCTCCTGAGTCACCCTGCCAGCCCCCAGGATACCCCGGCCCAGTGGTTATGGGGGATCTGGGGTTGCTGGCCATGATAAGTCGTCTTGCTTGGCGTTTTCTCCAGAATCAGGTGGCTAAGTCTGCTGTTGAAGCCCTGAGTTCTCTGTATGGGACCAGCTACAAGTATGGCAGCATCATCACAACAATTTGTAAGTGTGCACGGTCTCATGGGTGGTCCCGGGAGGAAGCTCAGTTGATTTTTCCTGCCTACGGGAGTGTCTTTCCCAGAGGAAGTAGCCAGGGGTACCCCAGTGTGGGAGCATGGACGAGGAGCACGGCCCCGGCCATGACTGACTACTATTGGCTTGGTGTGCAGCAGGCCCTTTCCTGACGTGAAGTCTGCCTTCCTTGATACCTTCAGACAAAGACTTCAGTTCCTCTGAGAATTCTTGTCCCCTCATCTTGGGGTTAAATCCAGCTTCATGCATGGAGCAGATGGAGAGTTCTGCTGGCCTTTGTATTGTAGATCCCCCaagaaattaaacttaaaaaatactcCTCCTCCAATGCCCTTCTATTATAGAATATATCCCATCTTTTCTCAGCATGCTTATCCATGCAGTGCATCAAATGGAATTAAGTCAAATGTTTATTGTACACCTACGATATACTAGGGCTTGTTTTGTGTGCTTGGGTACAGTTGGGAGTAGAATAAGCAGACTCCTATTCTAGCTGGGGACAGACAATTTATTCTAGACAATAAACATGATTAAGGACATGATGTGGTGTGTTAAGTGATCAATGCTAAGGAGAAAAAGAACTCCCAGGACAGGGTGAGGGGACTCGAGTAATGGGGGTGGAAGTGGCACTGAAGCATGAGCCTCAGTGAGAGCAAAATGTGGGCGAGTGTTGAAGGAACTGAGGGGTGGAGCCAAGAGGCTGTTTGGGGACGAGGTTCTAGGCAGAGGAATCTTCTAGAACAAAGTCCCTCCCATGTGCTCTGGCTTGGTGTGCTTTGGGAACAGCCGGAAGAGCACAGAGACTCATTGGCTGCAGCAGAGACAGGTGGCGGGGGATGGAGGAGATTCTGTAGGGCCCTGAGGGGATACAGCAAGCGTGGGGCTCACTCTTCGGGGCAGAGTCGCGAAGAAGCAGGACACAGGGACCCACTCCTGACTTCCTGCCCTGAGTGCCCAGTTCTGGGGGGGCGAGTGGGGTCACAATCTCACCTCTGGCTGGCCTTGCTTTTGGACTGTTTGGAGTTTGTTTGGAGACTGTTTCAACCCTGAATGAAAAGGTTTTTGCTTTGTTCAGTGTTGTGGAGTTCAATTCTGATCTggagcctcctcctcctccccagcagTTCCTTGGGAGCTTTGTCTATCTGCTGCAGAGCTGTCTGCCAAAGACAGCCGAGGGCTTCTGCTATGACTCTGGCCCCTCGCACTTTCCCCCTGCAGAGCAGGACCCTGGGGGACGATCCTGGTTACCCAAGTGGGCAACTCTGGTATATGCGGGGGCTTGACCCAAGCCGCTGTTAGACGGAGGCGGCTTTCCAAATCATGGGAGCTTCCTTGCATGCCTAGTGAGGGGAGAACCGTTGCTGGtctgcctctctgggcctcttggACTGCAGTCTTTCAGGGGAGCTTCTTGGGAGAAAGCCAGGCTGCTTGATCAAGAGCGGGAAGGTAGCAGAGGCTGACTCCATCAACACTGTATGAAGCTCTTGGCTTGGGACCATTAGCTTGgcccttgcaaatattttcaagtgAGTGACTTTGTTCTGCTGGTTCTACTCCTGCCCCAGACCAAGCCAGTGGAAGCAGCATTGACTGGGCCTACAACCAAGGCATCAAGTACTCCTTCACCTTTGAACTCCGGGACACAGGACGCTATGGTTTCCTGCTGCCAGCCTCCCAGATCATCCCCACAGCCCAGGAGACGTGGCTGGGGCTTCTGACCATCATGGAGCATACGTTGAATAACGCTTACTGACCCAGCCTTCCAgcactctcttcctcctcctcttcagccCCACCTAGGAAACCAAATAAAGTCTGAGAGTACATGGAACAGAATGGACTCTCGTGTGGGGATGCATGTGGCATGTCTGCCTTTTCAAGCTGGGGCAGAAGTAATTTAGTTCCTGCAGATCTCAGTGGAAACGTGTGGGTGGTTGGACTAGATGACCCTTAAACTTCCCTGCATTCCAAGGTCCTGTGAAGTTGTATCCAAGTGGCATCTGTTATAATGAGACCACCCTGAGCTCAGCTCGTCAGTGGGGTGATTTGTTCATACCTTAAGAGCAA
Coding sequences:
- the CPA1 gene encoding carboxypeptidase A1, which codes for MQGLLILTVLLGAALGKEDFVGHQVLRISAADEAEVQTVKELEDLEHLQLDFWRGPAQPGSPIDVRVPFPSLQAVKVFLEAHGIRYRIMIEDVQSLLDEEQEQMFASQSRARSTNTFNYATYHTLDEIYDFMDLLVAEHPQLVSKLQIGSSYEGRPIYVLKFSTGGSNRPAIWIDLGIHSREWITQATGVWFAKKFTDDYGQDPTFTAILDSMDIFLEIVTNPDGFVFTHSQNRLWRKTRSVTSGSSCVGADANRNWDAGFGKSGASSNPCSETYHGKSANSEVEVKSIVDFVKDHGNFKAFLSIHSYSQLLLYPYGYTTQSIPDKNELNQVAKSAVEALSSLYGTSYKYGSIITTIYQASGSSIDWAYNQGIKYSFTFELRDTGRYGFLLPASQIIPTAQETWLGLLTIMEHTLNNAY